One Spinacia oleracea cultivar Varoflay chromosome 4, BTI_SOV_V1, whole genome shotgun sequence DNA segment encodes these proteins:
- the LOC110789290 gene encoding protein ENHANCED DOWNY MILDEW 2 isoform X2, which produces MASQERNRNENVADDVEGGSSDIEYDPGNEEYGEETFDPVCSLCDNGGTLICCEGNCMRTFHATQESAEEDFGCFSLGFTENELQALLICKQELRYFNVVMQAVATFIILIVLLITKLLRQS; this is translated from the exons ATGGCATCTCAAGAGAGGAATCGCAACGAAAATGTAGCAGATGATGTTGAAGGCGGTTCTAGTGATATTGAATATGATCCTGGTAATGAGGAATATGGTGAAGAAACATTTGATCCAGTGTGTTCCCTTTGTGATAACGGCGGAACTCTCATATG TTGTGAAGGAAATTGCATGAGAACCTTCCATGCTACTCAAGAATCCGCTGAAGAGGACTTCGGATGTTTTTCTCTTGGTTTTACTGAGAATGAACTTCAG GCTCTTCTGATCTGCAAGCAGGAGCTCAG GTATTTCAATGTGGTAATGCAGGCTGTGGCTACTTTTATCATCCTGATTGTGTTGCTGATAACGAAGTTGCTGCGACAGAGCTAA
- the LOC110789290 gene encoding protein ENHANCED DOWNY MILDEW 2 isoform X3: MASQERNRNENVADDVEGGSSDIEYDPGNEEYGEETFDPVCSLCDNGGTLICCEGNCMRTFHATQESAEEDFGCFSLGFTENELQALLICKQELRAKGEYSCRRAIYLPASFMLCL, from the exons ATGGCATCTCAAGAGAGGAATCGCAACGAAAATGTAGCAGATGATGTTGAAGGCGGTTCTAGTGATATTGAATATGATCCTGGTAATGAGGAATATGGTGAAGAAACATTTGATCCAGTGTGTTCCCTTTGTGATAACGGCGGAACTCTCATATG TTGTGAAGGAAATTGCATGAGAACCTTCCATGCTACTCAAGAATCCGCTGAAGAGGACTTCGGATGTTTTTCTCTTGGTTTTACTGAGAATGAACTTCAG GCTCTTCTGATCTGCAAGCAGGAGCTCAG AGCTAAAGGAGAGTATTCGTGCAGGAGAGCCATTTACTTGCCCGCTTCATTTATGCTTTGTTTGTAG
- the LOC110789290 gene encoding protein ENHANCED DOWNY MILDEW 2 isoform X1, giving the protein MRQFICRNCQYNLHQCFSCGRLGSSDLQAGAQVFQCGNAGCGYFYHPDCVADNEVAATELKESIRAGEPFTCPLHLCFVCRQPEDKTDRNLHMAVCRRCPKAYHRRCLPGEIGFEGNFPRAWEGPWEGLYANRILIYCLEHEIDEFLGTPLRNHINFPGDELERAIVADISAGAGAGAPEITGWEDGDRPCRCTRISLICTRCLGTKQNC; this is encoded by the exons ATGCGTCAGTTCATATGTCGAAATTGTCAATATAATTTACATCAGTGCTTTTCTTGTGGGCGGTTAGGCTCTTCTGATCTGCAAGCAGGAGCTCAG GTATTTCAATGTGGTAATGCAGGCTGTGGCTACTTTTATCATCCTGATTGTGTTGCTGATAACGAAGTTGCTGCGACAGAGCTAAAGGAGAGTATTCGTGCAGGAGAGCCATTTACTTGCCCGCTTCATTTATGCTTTGTTTGTAGACAACCAGAGGATAAGACTGATCGTAACTTGCACATGGCTGTGTGTAGACGTTGTCCAAAAGCATACCACCGAAGATGTTTACCTGG GGAGATTGGTTTTGAGGGCAATTTCCCAAGGGCTTGGGAAGGCCCTTGGGAAGGTCTTTATGCTAACCGAATTTTGATATATTGCTT AGAGCATGAGATTGACGAGTTTCTGGGCACTCCTCTAAGAAACCATATCAACTTTCCTGGTGATGAGCTCGAAAGAGCCATTGTTGCAGACATATCTGCTGGTGCAGGTGCAGGTGCACCTGAAATAACTGGTTGGGAAGATGGGGATAGACCTTGCAGGTGCACCCGAATTAGTCTTATATGTACGCGATGTTTGGGTACAAAACAAAACTGTTAA